From Platichthys flesus chromosome 19, fPlaFle2.1, whole genome shotgun sequence:
ggccacatatgaatGACAAAACTGTcttaaaacaacataatttgttCTCTGTGAACACAAAGGACCTTCGTGTTGTTCACACATAAAGCGGGGAAGTGAAATCCGATCACCAGTGGTCACAAGAGACAAATTAAGGACACATTTTATTGCCAGGTGTGACCAGATGAACGTAGCTCGGTCCACTGACAGAGGTTAATATTAAATCTGAGCAGAGCCACATTTGTGCGACCATGCTATCCCATTTAAAGGCTCCTTCAAAAATGTGTCCTACTTTTCTCGAGCAGCAAATGTTTGGATATTGCGTGCCAGTGACAAAGCTAATGAGCTAGCTATCTGGCTGGCTGTTCTCCAACATGTTTGCAGTTAGCATAATTTGACAGCTGTGTACATAACAGGATTGTGTTTGCAACATGCCACTAAATCAAGCCTCCTTTTATcactgcaaaacagagaaacctCTTAAAAGCCAAAATTTCCTACCTATCCACAACCATCTCAGCATTTACAAGAGCTGACTTTGTAAATACCTTATCTGGCCTTTCAGCTAATCTTATTTACACATGATAGAGAGATAGACGGGTGGAAGAGGAAGTGTAGGAAATGAGACAAACTGCAAAATGAAATCATGTAGTGACTAaattttgaatgttttgtttttttaaactctcaCCCGGTTTGCTGTCACAGCAAAGTACTGCAGGTTCTGGAGGAAGCCCACATCAGCATGGATGCTAGTCAGATTGTTGTGACTCAGGTCTAAGAAGCGCAGCTTGCGGCAGTAGAAAAGCTGACTGGGGATTTTCTCGATCTTGTTCCTGTTGAGGTACAGCCTCTCCATGTGGGTGAGCGTTCCGATCTGAATAGGGATGTAAGCGATCTGGTTGTACCACAGCTTCAGGCACATGAGCCGGTTCAGGTGCTGGAAGCTGATGATCTCCTCTATCGTCTTCAGATTGTTGTCCTTCAGGTCAATCTCCTGCAAATTGTGCAAACTAAAGATGGAGTGAGGGATGCGCTCAAGGTCGCAGCGAACGAGCTCAAGCTCCGTCAGATTGACCATCTTCTTCAGGCTGTTGAGCACCATCAGCTTGGTGCCCTCGTTATTGACGGAGAGCTTCTGGAGGTGCACGCCCACATCGGTCACCACCTGCGGCAGCTTGGTAAGGTTGCTCTTCAGTCGTAGCACTTTGAGCCTTTTCAGCTCTCTGAGTCCATCGATGACAATGAAACGATTGTTGTCTGCACTCAGGTTCCCAGTCAGATGCAACTCACTGAGGTTCTTCAGGCTGTAGATCCACAGAGGGATCTCCTTGATGTCAGTGAACTTGATGTGGAGGGACTTTAGGTTTTCCCTGAGGAACGCCAGAGCTGGGGCCTCAATTTTAGCTGGGGTGTGGTAAAGCCACATCTCCTTCAGGTTGGAAAGTTGGGCGATGATTGGTGGAATGGTTACGTCTGGGATGAGCTCCAGCTTAAGCACCTCCAGCTCTATCAGATCAAATACAGTGTCTGGGATCCCGCTGAGCATGAACAGATGCAACTCGAGCTTCTCCTGGGAATTTTTGGTGATGCGCTGCCGCAGCTTATCCAAGGTCCACTCGTTGTTCAGGTTCAGCTGCCTTAGCTTGTTCTCGCTCAcctctgacagaaacacagcGAAGCGCTTGGAGTACAGAGGGTCATACTGATCAATCATGTGTAGCATGAAGGCGAAGTCATTCTTCACGTCAGGGATGTCGCTGTAGCTGCTCTCCTCTCGGATTGATTCGAAGGAGTATCTCTTGAGGGAGCGGGTGAGCATCCAACACAGAGTGTACATGCAGATAAAACCATAAACCACAACCAAGCTGATGTAGAAACAGGCCAAAATCTTGAAAAGTGTCGCCAACGGGTGGGCACAAGAGAACGTGCTGTAGCCTGTCAGCTTCTTCAGGTTCACCGTGCACACCACACTGAACCTGATGTATTGTACATAGTAGGCTGTGTAGCTAATTATAAGTACAAATTTGATCACTTTGAGGATGGTCTGACGTATGTAAAGGCGGTAGACTATATCACCCTCCTCGACATGGATCCTGAACTTCTTCACCTTCTCAAACAGAGCCTTAGCCTGCTCCCCTTCTTTTTTATCCAGCACACCAGTTTCAGAGCGATCTACAATACCTTGTTCAATCCTAGACTTTGTTCGTTGCAGCATGGGCACGCTAGCCTCAACATCCTCACTCACGCAGGAAGCCTTCTTGTCCATCGAACCATTCATTTTGGCGAGAGGTTTGGgatccctctcctccaccacgGTCTCGGACAAAGCCCTTGTTGTCCACGGGGAGTCAAAGCACTtgaggaggatggagacaaAGTGCTCCAGTTTTGAGCTTGTGCGTGGAAACTTGAACCAGAAGTTGCTGCAGGCCAGGAAGATGAGAGTGTGGAGTAGCACCAGATAAGGGAAATATTTGGCAAACCAATGTAGCTCGTTCTCGTAGCAGACGGCATCGACGTAATTGTACTGATGGCGGTCGAGGTCATACTGAATGCCCTTGGGTTCCAGTACAAAGGTGTTGTTTGCGAGGGGCATGGTCTCGCATGACTTGTTGACCACCCACTTGCAAGGCAGGCAGATCATCTTGTCCTGCGTGACCTGCAGCGTACCGCCGAACACTGCAATCATCAGCATGATGACCGAGATGTAGTCGGTGAAAACGTCCCACCATGGCTTCAGGATACGGTACGTTGGCTGGGAGTCAGCAAAGTACCGGAGCTCTGTGATGGGAATCATGATGGgttatctaaaaaaaacaaaaaaaaacgcagGAAATTAGGAATCAGTTGGTGAAATGTTTTGGGGTATTTTGCAAACCGCCATATATACTGAGAAAACTTGTTATATGCAGCCCTCTGCAGTAGATTTGAAACTATTAGTCAGTTAACAATATTGATCAGTCCAACAATGGAGAAATGAATTGGTGTCTACCTTGATGTTCAAGCAGttatacatttttagaactgtCAAAACAATTGTGGCTCTCAAAAGGCAAGTGGGTTTGTAATCACAAAGAATCACACACCGGCTTCTGTTATTCCACGTTACAATGTTCTGAAACCTTAAATGATGCTGAATTACTGATGCTGGAAGATTGTGAGGGAATAAAGATCTTTGAAGAGCTTGTGAGGGATTTAACCAAATCTCCAAACAGCCGAAACAACATGATCACTGTGGATATTAAGTGTTTGGCAAGGCTGTGCTACTTGAGGTAAAAATGCAACTTTGCAATGCCAACAACTTGAGGATTTCTGGGCTGTTTGTAAGCCGATCAATCCAAGCCTGATAACGATCGGCAGCTCCAGAGAAATTATTCCAATCATTCCAAGATCAACGCTTGCACTTGTGCTTTCTCTCAGTAACTTTTGCCCCAAaggtaattttatatttaatacaatAGAATGAAAAGCCTGCCTTAGGTGAGGGATATCTGAAGACATTCACAGCATATTTAAACAGTGTCTCCTCTATCTTAATTGTTAAAGGTATAAGCCATAGGACAAATTACATctcaaaacacaacaggagagACAAATTTCCTGATGACCTTTGTTAAATGGGTTGTGACTGCTTACAGAGTAAATGATCAGATAGTACAAAATCCCAGAATTCAAGTCAAGAACAAGACCTTCAACTtaataaaagtgaaacaaagTGATGCTGACCATGTTAAAAGCAAACCCTCAAACCTCAAGATGTTCCAAGGCGTGCATTTACACTAAGTCAAACCACAACTGAGCTACTTCCCTTTTCTCATacagaaaatgtgtaaattaatgcatttgaagaaattgtactttcttgattcttgttgttctgggtctgtaACCCTCGGGGTCGAATGCaattattgtaagtcgctttggttaaaagcgtcagctaaatgaaatgaaatgtaatgtaatgtaatgtaatgtaatg
This genomic window contains:
- the lrrc8aa gene encoding leucine rich repeat containing 8 VRAC subunit Aa; the encoded protein is MIPITELRYFADSQPTYRILKPWWDVFTDYISVIMLMIAVFGGTLQVTQDKMICLPCKWVVNKSCETMPLANNTFVLEPKGIQYDLDRHQYNYVDAVCYENELHWFAKYFPYLVLLHTLIFLACSNFWFKFPRTSSKLEHFVSILLKCFDSPWTTRALSETVVEERDPKPLAKMNGSMDKKASCVSEDVEASVPMLQRTKSRIEQGIVDRSETGVLDKKEGEQAKALFEKVKKFRIHVEEGDIVYRLYIRQTILKVIKFVLIISYTAYYVQYIRFSVVCTVNLKKLTGYSTFSCAHPLATLFKILACFYISLVVVYGFICMYTLCWMLTRSLKRYSFESIREESSYSDIPDVKNDFAFMLHMIDQYDPLYSKRFAVFLSEVSENKLRQLNLNNEWTLDKLRQRITKNSQEKLELHLFMLSGIPDTVFDLIELEVLKLELIPDVTIPPIIAQLSNLKEMWLYHTPAKIEAPALAFLRENLKSLHIKFTDIKEIPLWIYSLKNLSELHLTGNLSADNNRFIVIDGLRELKRLKVLRLKSNLTKLPQVVTDVGVHLQKLSVNNEGTKLMVLNSLKKMVNLTELELVRCDLERIPHSIFSLHNLQEIDLKDNNLKTIEEIISFQHLNRLMCLKLWYNQIAYIPIQIGTLTHMERLYLNRNKIEKIPSQLFYCRKLRFLDLSHNNLTSIHADVGFLQNLQYFAVTANRIETLPPELFQCKKLRTLNLGNNCLQTLPSRFGELTGLTQLELRGNRLECLPVELGECRLLKRSGLVVEEDLFNTLPSEVKEQLWRADKEQA